Proteins found in one Haloferax litoreum genomic segment:
- a CDS encoding DUF7534 family protein translates to MGHFRAFVVTLLALDMVVFVVGAYLTPPDPFTQLLLIGPALLLAPAVAWWLVYRDGFAQIQALFEPDDES, encoded by the coding sequence ATGGGGCACTTCCGCGCGTTCGTCGTCACGCTCCTCGCACTCGATATGGTCGTCTTCGTCGTCGGAGCGTACCTCACCCCGCCGGACCCGTTCACGCAACTCTTGCTCATCGGTCCTGCACTGCTGCTCGCGCCGGCGGTGGCGTGGTGGTTGGTCTACCGCGACGGGTTCGCACAGATACAGGCGCTGTTCGAACCTGACGACGAGTCGTAA
- a CDS encoding TIGR01548 family HAD-type hydrolase, with translation MHADAVVFDIDGVLVDVADSYRRAIVESVDRTYGTTITRDDVQQFKDAGGFNNDWELTYAAALYVLAAREVDISLAEFTDEIAERGGGLDAAEAVVEATLDDPAIVFDQWDTDGLRETFQALYLGADLYRDLEGGDPPFEASGYIHDEPVLLRPETLDALGDRDVGVVTGRPSAEADIALDRVALDVDDDHRFTMDDWDDGKPHPAALVTVAERLGARSVVFVGDTLDDVKTALNADAADAERVYYGIGVLSGGLTGDEGRQKFAEIGASAVVEDVNDVPGLLD, from the coding sequence ATGCACGCGGACGCTGTCGTCTTCGACATCGACGGGGTACTCGTCGACGTCGCCGACTCCTACCGGCGCGCCATCGTCGAGTCTGTCGACCGAACCTACGGCACGACCATCACCCGTGACGACGTCCAGCAGTTCAAGGACGCCGGCGGGTTCAACAACGACTGGGAACTGACATACGCGGCGGCACTCTACGTTCTCGCCGCCCGCGAAGTCGATATCTCGCTCGCCGAGTTCACTGACGAGATTGCCGAACGTGGTGGCGGACTCGACGCGGCCGAGGCCGTGGTCGAAGCGACGCTCGACGACCCTGCCATCGTCTTCGACCAGTGGGACACGGACGGCCTCCGTGAGACGTTTCAGGCGCTCTACCTCGGCGCTGACCTCTACCGTGACCTCGAAGGCGGTGACCCGCCGTTCGAGGCGTCCGGCTACATCCACGACGAACCCGTCTTGCTCCGTCCCGAGACGCTCGACGCACTCGGCGACAGAGACGTCGGCGTCGTCACTGGCCGACCGTCCGCGGAGGCCGACATCGCCCTCGACCGGGTCGCACTCGACGTAGACGACGACCACCGATTCACGATGGACGACTGGGACGACGGCAAACCACACCCCGCGGCGCTCGTCACCGTCGCCGAACGTCTCGGCGCTCGGTCGGTCGTCTTCGTCGGCGACACCCTCGACGACGTGAAGACGGCGTTGAACGCAGACGCCGCCGACGCCGAACGCGTCTACTACGGCATCGGCGTCCTCTCGGGCGGCCTCACCGGCGACGAGGGACGACAGAAGTTCGCCGAAATCGGCGCGTCGGCCGTCGTCGAAGACGTGAACGACGTTCCGGGCCTCCTCGACTGA
- a CDS encoding UPF0146 family protein, producing MRDSLRDALVTRLVGYERVVEVGIGRASDVAAVLAERGVDVVAIDVYDVPVPDGVRFVRDDVVARADAPTLGPYEGVDAIYALNFPVELHKPAARVARRAGAEFCFTTLGYDEPSIPVRRVSIPGDTLYIADDGPGARR from the coding sequence GTGAGAGATTCGTTGCGCGACGCTCTCGTAACTCGATTGGTGGGTTACGAGCGAGTGGTCGAAGTTGGTATTGGACGGGCGTCTGACGTTGCCGCCGTACTCGCCGAACGCGGTGTCGATGTGGTCGCCATCGACGTGTACGACGTTCCCGTTCCCGACGGTGTCCGGTTCGTCCGCGACGACGTTGTCGCACGCGCTGATGCGCCCACACTCGGCCCGTACGAGGGCGTCGATGCTATCTACGCGTTGAATTTCCCAGTCGAACTCCACAAACCGGCCGCCCGCGTCGCTCGCCGCGCCGGCGCAGAGTTCTGTTTTACCACACTCGGCTACGACGAACCGTCGATTCCGGTTCGCAGAGTGTCGATTCCGGGCGACACGCTCTATATCGCTGACGACGGACCGGGCGCTCGGCGGTAG
- a CDS encoding archaemetzincin family Zn-dependent metalloprotease: MLVDIVPIGDISAAVKREASAGLRSVYDCDVTVQSNQAIPEGAFDRSRNQYRAEQFIELTSRVGRGEKNIGITAQDLYYRRRNYVFGLAYLNGNGSVISTYRLQTSSDGGITNKPADEVLSDRVRKEVVHEIGHTLGLEHCDNNKCVMSFSPTVREVDVKEENLCGTCSRLIH; the protein is encoded by the coding sequence ATGCTTGTCGATATCGTGCCTATCGGGGATATCTCTGCCGCAGTCAAGCGGGAGGCATCCGCGGGGCTTCGGTCCGTCTACGATTGTGACGTGACCGTTCAGTCGAATCAAGCCATCCCCGAAGGCGCGTTCGATAGAAGCCGAAATCAGTACCGGGCAGAACAATTTATCGAACTGACGAGTCGGGTGGGGCGCGGCGAAAAGAACATCGGAATCACGGCACAGGACCTCTACTACCGTCGCCGAAACTACGTCTTCGGACTCGCGTATCTCAACGGCAACGGCTCTGTCATCTCGACGTACCGTCTCCAGACCTCCTCAGACGGCGGTATCACGAACAAACCCGCCGACGAAGTCCTCTCGGACCGCGTTCGGAAGGAAGTCGTCCACGAAATCGGCCACACGCTCGGCCTCGAACACTGCGACAACAACAAGTGCGTGATGTCCTTCTCGCCGACGGTCCGCGAAGTCGACGTCAAAGAAGAGAACCTCTGCGGCACCTGTAGTCGTCTCATCCACTAA
- a CDS encoding universal stress protein — protein sequence MNFVVAVDGSEAADRALDYALTMLEPLGATITIVHSVEPHVIVEGGTEPVTGIGDTGDRLAAESLEDAEARGERILEEALEHVTEAGVEATTELLYGDPVEALPAYADDVGADGLFVGHRGISKRYEGLVGSVAKEIVERASCPVTVVR from the coding sequence ATGAACTTCGTCGTTGCAGTAGATGGGTCTGAGGCCGCCGACCGTGCACTCGACTACGCACTCACCATGCTCGAACCGTTAGGAGCGACCATTACCATCGTCCACTCGGTCGAACCGCACGTCATCGTCGAAGGTGGAACCGAACCCGTGACCGGAATTGGTGACACGGGTGACCGACTCGCCGCCGAGAGTCTCGAAGACGCCGAAGCGCGCGGCGAGCGTATCCTCGAAGAGGCGCTCGAACACGTCACCGAGGCGGGCGTCGAAGCGACGACCGAACTCCTCTACGGCGACCCCGTCGAGGCGCTTCCGGCGTACGCAGACGACGTCGGTGCCGACGGCCTCTTCGTCGGCCACCGCGGCATCTCGAAGCGGTACGAAGGCCTCGTCGGGAGCGTCGCCAAGGAAATCGTCGAACGGGCGTCGTGCCCAGTCACCGTCGTCCGCTGA
- the rtcA gene encoding RNA 3'-terminal phosphate cyclase: protein MLYLDGGAGGGQLVRTALSLSLVTGEAFEMENIRGNRSPPGLKAQHVACVSVAESVADADVDGGFEGSETLQFDPGAVTSDPVDVSVGTAGSTTLVSETLLPVAVALDDPLTLTVSGGTDVRWSPPADYLRYVKRPLCSRFGVSFDVAVNRRGFYPAGGGQLTVRIDPSDPAPLDFHSHPPLDGLDVYSVASDALADASVADRQVEGVRDALADAGIDVPVRPSVTYAESTSPGTAVVLAARCGDVVAGFDAYGERGVPAETIGARAVEAFTEWYRGDAPLDRHMADQLLVWVALAGGNIRIPAVTEHVQTNLDVIRAFGYDTDVRETDDSVVVERAE from the coding sequence ATGCTGTACCTCGACGGAGGCGCAGGCGGCGGCCAACTCGTTCGAACAGCACTCTCGCTCTCGCTCGTGACCGGCGAGGCGTTCGAGATGGAGAACATTCGCGGCAACCGTTCACCGCCGGGGCTCAAAGCACAACACGTCGCGTGTGTCTCCGTCGCCGAATCAGTCGCAGACGCCGACGTAGACGGCGGATTCGAGGGCTCCGAGACGCTCCAGTTTGACCCCGGCGCGGTGACGAGCGACCCTGTCGACGTGTCGGTGGGGACGGCCGGAAGCACGACACTCGTCAGTGAGACACTCCTCCCTGTCGCCGTCGCCCTCGACGACCCGCTTACACTCACCGTCTCGGGCGGGACCGACGTTCGGTGGTCACCGCCCGCAGACTATCTTCGGTACGTGAAGCGCCCGCTGTGTTCGCGGTTCGGCGTCTCTTTCGACGTTGCCGTGAATCGACGTGGGTTCTACCCAGCAGGGGGCGGACAACTCACGGTTCGAATCGACCCATCCGACCCCGCCCCGCTCGACTTCCACAGTCACCCACCACTCGACGGTCTCGACGTGTACTCCGTCGCCAGCGACGCACTCGCCGACGCGTCGGTCGCCGACAGGCAGGTCGAAGGTGTCCGTGACGCCCTCGCCGACGCGGGAATCGACGTCCCGGTTCGGCCGTCCGTCACTTACGCCGAGAGTACCTCACCGGGGACGGCAGTGGTCCTCGCCGCACGGTGCGGAGACGTAGTCGCCGGGTTCGATGCCTACGGCGAGCGTGGTGTCCCCGCAGAGACGATTGGGGCACGAGCAGTCGAGGCGTTCACCGAGTGGTACCGGGGCGACGCGCCACTCGACCGGCACATGGCCGACCAGTTGCTCGTCTGGGTCGCTCTCGCCGGAGGGAACATCCGGATTCCGGCGGTGACCGAACACGTCCAGACGAATCTCGACGTGATTCGAGCCTTCGGCTACGACACCGACGTGCGTGAGACTGACGATAGCGTCGTCGTCGAGCGTGCCGAATAG
- a CDS encoding YbhB/YbcL family Raf kinase inhibitor-like protein encodes MASADQGDASGRLTLRSPAFDDGTAIPREYGYTKQNISPPLEIEGVPAEAKSLALVMDDPDAMKPAGQVWDHWTVWNIDPGTSEIAEGDSPPGAVEGTNSYGSRGYGGPNPPDGEHAYRFVLYALDTELSLESGATKSHLERAIDGHVLGEARLTGTYAP; translated from the coding sequence ATGGCCTCAGCCGACCAGGGCGACGCGTCGGGGAGACTCACGCTGCGGAGTCCCGCGTTCGACGACGGAACAGCGATTCCACGAGAGTACGGCTACACGAAGCAAAACATCAGTCCACCGCTCGAAATCGAGGGCGTCCCGGCGGAGGCGAAGTCGTTGGCGCTGGTGATGGACGACCCCGACGCGATGAAACCGGCGGGGCAGGTGTGGGACCACTGGACCGTCTGGAACATCGACCCCGGCACGTCGGAAATTGCCGAAGGTGATTCACCGCCCGGTGCCGTCGAAGGGACGAACAGTTACGGCAGTCGCGGATACGGCGGCCCCAACCCACCCGACGGCGAGCACGCCTACCGATTCGTGCTGTACGCTCTCGACACGGAACTCTCACTCGAATCGGGTGCGACGAAGTCGCACCTCGAACGCGCCATCGACGGCCACGTATTGGGTGAAGCACGGTTGACCGGGACCTACGCACCCTGA
- a CDS encoding VOC family protein codes for MTNSTSESASLTDATHLGRVTLRVGSLDSVVPFYRDVVGLHVEREGSQAVCTAGGDPLVVLDEDPDAPRRRREQTGLFHLAIRVPDRGALGDALARIRDNASLSGASDHLVSEALYLRDPEGNGVEIYRDRPRDEWPRTDDGRVKMDTLPLDLESLLADARGDDHAPTGTDLGHVHLEVSDLAQSLTFYIDALGMNLRDDGYPDAAFVAAGEYHHHVGLNRWNGRSVPAGESRGISWFEVVVPDADTLDVVHESLVQAGHAVEESNGTLVVSDPDGIGIRVTVSA; via the coding sequence ATGACGAACTCCACTTCTGAATCCGCCTCGCTGACGGATGCGACCCACCTCGGCCGGGTCACGCTCCGCGTCGGGTCGCTCGATTCTGTCGTTCCGTTCTACCGCGACGTCGTCGGACTCCACGTGGAACGCGAAGGGTCTCAAGCCGTCTGCACTGCCGGCGGCGACCCACTCGTCGTCCTCGACGAAGACCCGGACGCGCCCAGACGAAGACGCGAGCAGACCGGATTGTTCCACCTCGCGATTCGCGTCCCCGACCGGGGCGCACTCGGTGACGCCCTCGCTCGAATCCGAGACAACGCCTCGTTGTCCGGCGCATCCGACCACCTCGTGAGCGAGGCGCTGTACCTCCGCGACCCGGAGGGAAACGGCGTCGAAATCTACCGTGACCGGCCGCGAGACGAATGGCCACGGACAGACGATGGTCGCGTGAAGATGGACACGCTCCCGTTGGACCTCGAATCGCTCCTCGCGGATGCCCGTGGTGACGACCACGCACCGACCGGAACCGACCTCGGACACGTCCACCTCGAAGTTTCGGACCTCGCGCAGTCGCTCACCTTCTACATCGACGCCCTCGGCATGAATCTCCGCGACGACGGCTATCCAGATGCCGCTTTCGTCGCCGCAGGCGAGTACCACCACCACGTCGGACTCAACCGCTGGAACGGACGAAGCGTGCCGGCCGGTGAGAGTCGTGGCATCTCGTGGTTCGAAGTCGTCGTCCCCGACGCCGACACGCTCGACGTCGTCCACGAGTCGCTGGTACAGGCCGGCCACGCCGTCGAGGAGTCGAACGGCACACTCGTCGTCTCCGACCCAGACGGAATCGGGATACGTGTGACCGTCTCGGCGTAG
- a CDS encoding ribosome biogenesis/translation initiation ATPase RLI translates to MADDSIAVVDLDRCSPDRCSYECSNFCPPNRTGKECITLRGEDAEQGGPDQVRISEEICLGETCGICVEKCPFDAIEIINLPSELDEDPTHRYGENAFSLYGLPVPEAGSVTGILGPNGIGKTTAVRALAGEMVPNLGNYDDEPTWEAVLDRFRGTELQNYVERVRDGDVTIARKPQYVDQIPKQFDGKARELLEATDERGALDSYIERLDIGPVVDNDIDTLSGGELQRVALAATLARDRDFYFLDEISPYLDIGQRVTAARLIRELAEEEDRAVLVVEHDLAILDLLADTLHVAYGEPGAYGVVTDPKSVRNGINEYLKGYLTNENMRIRPGAITFEEHAPRETTKAEPLIEYPELRKSYGEGEFSLDVDPGTIYNGEVLGIVGPNGIGKSTLAQIFTGDLTPDVGELDFALDISYKPQYIEIDQPMRVDAFLSSITDQFGSSYWNTEIANPLQLNRIMERNLTDLSGGERQRVAIAACLSQNADLYLLDEPSAHLDVEQRVQATSAIRRYAENHDATVMVIDHDIYMMDLLADRLMVFDGEPSIEGHASKPQEMRDGMNDFLSDLDITFRRDERTQRPRINKPNSQLDREQKRSGEYYYAE, encoded by the coding sequence ATGGCAGACGATAGTATCGCAGTCGTCGACTTAGACCGGTGTTCTCCGGACCGCTGTAGCTACGAGTGTTCGAACTTCTGTCCGCCGAACCGGACGGGAAAAGAGTGCATCACGCTCCGCGGCGAGGACGCCGAACAAGGAGGCCCGGACCAGGTCCGAATTTCCGAGGAAATCTGTCTCGGTGAGACGTGTGGTATCTGCGTCGAGAAGTGCCCGTTCGACGCCATCGAAATTATCAACCTCCCGTCTGAACTCGACGAAGACCCGACCCACCGCTACGGGGAGAACGCCTTCTCGCTGTATGGTCTGCCGGTCCCCGAGGCGGGGTCCGTCACGGGTATCCTCGGACCGAACGGTATCGGTAAGACCACCGCCGTCCGTGCACTCGCCGGCGAGATGGTGCCGAACCTCGGCAACTACGACGACGAGCCGACGTGGGAGGCGGTCCTCGACCGCTTCCGCGGCACCGAACTCCAGAACTACGTCGAGCGAGTCCGCGACGGTGACGTGACCATCGCGCGGAAACCGCAGTACGTCGACCAGATTCCCAAACAGTTCGACGGGAAGGCACGGGAACTGCTCGAAGCGACCGACGAGCGTGGCGCACTCGACTCCTACATCGAGCGTCTCGACATCGGCCCCGTCGTCGACAACGACATCGACACGCTCTCTGGCGGTGAACTCCAGCGCGTCGCCCTCGCGGCGACCCTCGCCCGTGACCGCGACTTCTACTTCCTCGACGAGATTTCGCCGTACCTCGACATCGGCCAGCGTGTCACCGCGGCGCGTCTCATCCGCGAACTCGCCGAAGAAGAAGACCGGGCGGTCCTCGTGGTCGAACACGACCTGGCGATTCTCGACTTGCTCGCCGACACGCTCCACGTCGCGTACGGTGAACCCGGGGCGTACGGTGTCGTCACCGACCCCAAGTCGGTCAGAAACGGCATCAACGAGTACCTGAAGGGCTACCTCACGAACGAGAACATGCGTATCCGCCCGGGGGCTATTACCTTCGAGGAACACGCACCGCGTGAGACGACGAAAGCCGAACCGCTCATCGAGTACCCCGAACTCCGGAAGTCCTACGGCGAGGGCGAGTTCTCCCTCGACGTGGACCCTGGGACCATCTACAACGGTGAAGTCCTCGGTATCGTCGGCCCCAACGGGATTGGGAAGTCGACGCTCGCACAGATATTCACGGGCGACCTGACGCCCGACGTGGGCGAACTCGACTTCGCACTCGACATCTCGTACAAGCCGCAGTACATCGAAATCGACCAACCGATGCGCGTGGACGCGTTCCTCTCGTCTATCACCGACCAGTTCGGGTCGTCGTACTGGAACACCGAGATTGCGAACCCGCTGCAACTCAACCGCATCATGGAGCGCAACCTCACCGACCTCTCCGGCGGTGAACGCCAGCGTGTCGCCATCGCGGCGTGCCTCTCGCAGAACGCCGACCTCTACCTGCTCGACGAACCATCGGCCCACCTCGACGTCGAACAGCGTGTGCAGGCCACGTCGGCTATCCGCCGCTACGCCGAGAATCACGACGCGACGGTCATGGTCATCGACCACGACATCTACATGATGGACCTGCTCGCGGACCGCCTGATGGTCTTCGACGGCGAGCCATCTATCGAAGGGCACGCCTCGAAACCGCAGGAGATGCGCGACGGCATGAACGACTTCCTGTCGGACCTCGACATCACGTTCCGCCGCGACGAGCGCACCCAGCGCCCGCGCATCAACAAACCGAACTCGCAACTCGACCGCGAACAGAAGCGGTCTGGCGAATACTACTACGCCGAGTAG
- a CDS encoding EMC6-like membrane protein: MATETQTELSGHLRGVTVTTLACLAGIAAAVISGVVVGTTVEAATNQLAVGILGAFILVQLPVLRVIGIDISGAKDYLYVVFMTFALWFISFAILLTSGVQL, encoded by the coding sequence ATGGCCACGGAAACGCAGACCGAACTCTCCGGCCACCTTCGCGGAGTAACGGTCACAACACTCGCCTGCCTCGCTGGCATCGCCGCGGCGGTGATATCCGGCGTGGTGGTAGGGACGACGGTCGAGGCCGCGACCAATCAGTTGGCGGTTGGTATCCTCGGCGCGTTCATCCTCGTCCAGCTTCCGGTGCTTCGCGTCATCGGCATCGACATCTCCGGGGCGAAAGACTACCTCTACGTCGTGTTCATGACGTTCGCGCTCTGGTTCATCTCGTTCGCCATCCTGCTGACCTCGGGTGTTCAGCTCTAA
- a CDS encoding MarR family transcriptional regulator, translated as MAGTEEESLDDLPPSAKLVFKVLEYNGPLTQKGIVQESMLSARTVRYALERLEGIGIVDEDVYFADARQNLYQLTDLAPQQAQAKADGGKEKACCAE; from the coding sequence ATGGCTGGAACAGAAGAGGAGAGTCTAGACGACCTCCCACCGAGTGCGAAGCTCGTTTTCAAAGTACTCGAATACAACGGCCCACTCACCCAGAAAGGCATCGTACAGGAGTCTATGCTCTCTGCGCGAACTGTTCGATACGCACTCGAACGACTGGAAGGGATTGGAATCGTCGACGAGGACGTCTACTTTGCTGACGCTCGCCAGAATCTCTATCAACTGACCGACCTCGCGCCCCAGCAAGCGCAGGCGAAAGCCGACGGCGGTAAAGAGAAGGCCTGCTGCGCCGAGTAA
- a CDS encoding PINc/VapC family ATPase, giving the protein MKIVPDTSAVIDGRVSERVDDGTFDGADVLVPEAVVSELESQANDGRDTGWEGLSELQRLAEFADDGVIELKYVGRRPSAGETKGAHEGDIDALIRDIAAERSAKLLTSDVVQAEVAKAKGLSVEYVEPVVRGSGGLIIERFFDDQTMSVHLKTDTKPKAKRGAIGEMHYQTIDDEVTDEATMNEWADDIVNSARASPDGFIELSEPGMNIVQFRDYRIAVARPPFADGIEITAVRPIVKTELDDYEFADELRERLAERQRGVLIAGSPGAGKSTFAQAVAEFLNDSDYAVKTMEKPRDLQVGPHITQYTALGGDMAKTADSLLLVRPDYTIYDEVRKTEDFSVFSDMRLAGVGMVGVVHATRAIDALQRLVGRVELGMIPQVVDTVVYIEDGAVHTVYDVSTEVKVPEGLFAEDLARPVIQIRDFETGTPKYEIYTFNRQVVTVPLGKEGKEKESGVSRLAKQEIEREIRSIARGHVEVDLKGQNRAVVYVEDDDISYVIGKGGGRISDVEDRLGIDIDVRTHDEKPSQGAPASQSTGGQSSGGQSNEGVVVTPEVTSRHVIVRMDGHVGETVEVRANDQYLFTATVGRGGDIQVSRGSAIAEELEDAIDKKQQITVVPA; this is encoded by the coding sequence ATGAAGATAGTGCCGGACACGAGCGCGGTCATCGATGGCCGTGTGTCCGAGCGAGTCGACGACGGAACCTTCGACGGTGCCGACGTTCTCGTCCCCGAGGCAGTCGTGAGCGAACTCGAATCGCAGGCCAACGATGGCCGCGATACGGGGTGGGAGGGTCTCTCTGAACTCCAGCGCCTCGCCGAGTTCGCCGACGACGGCGTCATCGAACTCAAATACGTCGGTCGCCGCCCGAGTGCCGGCGAGACGAAAGGCGCACACGAAGGTGACATCGACGCGCTCATCCGCGACATCGCCGCCGAGCGGTCTGCGAAACTCCTCACGAGCGACGTGGTGCAAGCCGAAGTCGCCAAAGCGAAAGGCCTGTCCGTCGAGTACGTCGAACCCGTCGTTCGCGGGTCTGGTGGCCTCATCATCGAGCGGTTCTTCGACGACCAGACGATGTCTGTCCACCTCAAGACGGACACCAAGCCGAAAGCCAAACGCGGCGCAATCGGCGAGATGCACTACCAGACCATCGACGACGAGGTGACAGACGAGGCGACGATGAACGAGTGGGCCGACGACATCGTCAACTCTGCACGCGCCTCACCAGACGGGTTCATCGAACTCTCCGAACCGGGGATGAACATCGTCCAGTTCCGCGACTACCGTATCGCCGTCGCCCGCCCGCCGTTCGCCGACGGCATCGAGATTACCGCGGTTCGCCCCATCGTCAAGACCGAACTCGACGACTACGAGTTCGCCGACGAACTCCGAGAGCGACTCGCCGAACGTCAGCGCGGCGTTCTCATCGCCGGGTCGCCCGGTGCCGGGAAGTCCACGTTCGCGCAGGCCGTCGCGGAGTTCCTCAACGACAGCGACTACGCGGTCAAGACCATGGAGAAACCGCGCGACTTGCAGGTCGGCCCGCACATCACGCAGTACACCGCCCTCGGCGGCGACATGGCCAAGACGGCCGACTCGCTCCTCCTCGTCCGCCCCGACTACACCATCTACGACGAGGTCAGAAAGACCGAGGACTTCTCCGTCTTCTCCGACATGCGTCTCGCCGGCGTCGGCATGGTCGGCGTCGTCCACGCGACGCGCGCCATCGACGCCCTTCAGCGTCTCGTCGGTCGGGTCGAACTCGGCATGATTCCACAGGTGGTGGACACCGTCGTCTACATCGAAGACGGTGCGGTCCACACAGTCTACGACGTGAGTACCGAGGTGAAGGTCCCCGAGGGTCTCTTCGCCGAGGACCTCGCGCGCCCCGTCATCCAGATTCGAGACTTCGAGACGGGCACGCCGAAGTACGAGATTTACACGTTCAACCGACAGGTCGTCACCGTCCCACTCGGGAAGGAAGGCAAGGAGAAAGAAAGCGGCGTCTCCCGTCTCGCCAAACAGGAAATCGAGCGCGAGATTCGGTCTATCGCTCGCGGTCACGTCGAAGTCGACCTGAAGGGACAGAACCGCGCCGTCGTCTACGTCGAAGACGACGACATCTCGTACGTCATCGGGAAGGGCGGCGGACGCATCTCCGACGTGGAAGACCGCCTCGGCATCGACATCGACGTTCGGACGCACGACGAGAAACCGTCGCAGGGTGCACCTGCTAGTCAATCCACCGGCGGCCAGTCGTCCGGCGGCCAGTCGAACGAAGGCGTCGTCGTCACGCCCGAAGTGACCTCTCGGCACGTCATCGTCCGGATGGACGGCCACGTCGGCGAGACGGTCGAAGTCCGCGCCAACGACCAGTACCTCTTCACCGCGACGGTCGGTCGCGGCGGTGACATTCAGGTCTCACGCGGCAGCGCTATCGCCGAGGAACTCGAAGACGCGATAGACAAAAAGCAGCAAATAACGGTCGTCCCGGCCTGA